The Bombus terrestris chromosome 4, iyBomTerr1.2, whole genome shotgun sequence genome has a window encoding:
- the LOC125385005 gene encoding uncharacterized protein LOC125385005 isoform X2 yields MARDLYGQLLTTEHRTHAASERANDLWCHQCDTMEDGERCANLTGNFTTFGHKCTGDKRTCMVKRFSYTTSTEDSTSSPQTWSVERKCTNKCDSGCIVVGERTKLSACTTCCEKSFCNIGTGAANDLTIRGIDLFLALVLQITLTIIMYPS; encoded by the exons GCCAACTGTTAACTACGGAACATCGAACTCACGCAGCGTCGGAACGAGCAAACGATTTATGGTGTCATCAGTGTGATACAATGGAAGATGGAGAGAGATGCGCCAATCTGACCGGAAACTTCACCACTTTCGGGCACAAGTGCACTGGTGACAAAAGGACCTGTATG GTAAAGCGATTTTCTTACACTACCAGCACCGAAGATTCAACGTCTAGTCCACAAACTTGGTCGGTGGAGAGAAAGTGTACTAACAAATGCGACTCCGGATGTATAGTGGTCGGTGAACGAACAAAACTCTCCGCTTGCACCACTTGCTGCGAGAAATCGTTTTGCAATATCGGTACCGGTGCTGCGAACGATCTGACGATAAGAGGGATCGATCTGTTTCTAGCTTtagtattacaaattacattaacaaTTATCATGTATCCGTCCTGA
- the LOC125385005 gene encoding uncharacterized protein LOC125385005 isoform X1, translating to MYPVTYFLIVASISMVVSINGQLLTTEHRTHAASERANDLWCHQCDTMEDGERCANLTGNFTTFGHKCTGDKRTCMVKRFSYTTSTEDSTSSPQTWSVERKCTNKCDSGCIVVGERTKLSACTTCCEKSFCNIGTGAANDLTIRGIDLFLALVLQITLTIIMYPS from the exons ATGTACCCTGTCACGTACTTCCTGATCGTCGCGTCTATCTCCATGGTCGTAAGCATCAATG GCCAACTGTTAACTACGGAACATCGAACTCACGCAGCGTCGGAACGAGCAAACGATTTATGGTGTCATCAGTGTGATACAATGGAAGATGGAGAGAGATGCGCCAATCTGACCGGAAACTTCACCACTTTCGGGCACAAGTGCACTGGTGACAAAAGGACCTGTATG GTAAAGCGATTTTCTTACACTACCAGCACCGAAGATTCAACGTCTAGTCCACAAACTTGGTCGGTGGAGAGAAAGTGTACTAACAAATGCGACTCCGGATGTATAGTGGTCGGTGAACGAACAAAACTCTCCGCTTGCACCACTTGCTGCGAGAAATCGTTTTGCAATATCGGTACCGGTGCTGCGAACGATCTGACGATAAGAGGGATCGATCTGTTTCTAGCTTtagtattacaaattacattaacaaTTATCATGTATCCGTCCTGA
- the LOC125385005 gene encoding uncharacterized protein LOC125385005 isoform X3, with product MVKQRSQLLTTEHRTHAASERANDLWCHQCDTMEDGERCANLTGNFTTFGHKCTGDKRTCMVKRFSYTTSTEDSTSSPQTWSVERKCTNKCDSGCIVVGERTKLSACTTCCEKSFCNIGTGAANDLTIRGIDLFLALVLQITLTIIMYPS from the exons GCCAACTGTTAACTACGGAACATCGAACTCACGCAGCGTCGGAACGAGCAAACGATTTATGGTGTCATCAGTGTGATACAATGGAAGATGGAGAGAGATGCGCCAATCTGACCGGAAACTTCACCACTTTCGGGCACAAGTGCACTGGTGACAAAAGGACCTGTATG GTAAAGCGATTTTCTTACACTACCAGCACCGAAGATTCAACGTCTAGTCCACAAACTTGGTCGGTGGAGAGAAAGTGTACTAACAAATGCGACTCCGGATGTATAGTGGTCGGTGAACGAACAAAACTCTCCGCTTGCACCACTTGCTGCGAGAAATCGTTTTGCAATATCGGTACCGGTGCTGCGAACGATCTGACGATAAGAGGGATCGATCTGTTTCTAGCTTtagtattacaaattacattaacaaTTATCATGTATCCGTCCTGA